The Desertifilum tharense IPPAS B-1220 genome includes a region encoding these proteins:
- the menA gene encoding 2-carboxy-1,4-naphthoquinone phytyltransferase, with translation MTTNSLSYPNSKLWLAAIKPPMYSVAIIPIWVGTAVALAETQTLSWEIFITFLSSAILIVAWINLSNDVFDSETGIDQNKAHSLVNLTGNKSLIFRLGNLFLALGILGILAIAWLQQDPTVLGIVLLCCFLGYTYQGPPFRLGYQGLGEIICFICFGPLAIAAAYYSQTHSWSIASLAASLIIGISTSLILFCSHFHQVQDDLAAGKRSPIVRLGTAIGAELLSWICGAMFALIALFSIWGIFPAWTILTLLSLPPALQLCRHVGQYHNQPDRVSNCKFIAVTLHFWSGLFLGLGFVLSAL, from the coding sequence ATGACTACAAACTCCCTTAGCTATCCCAATAGTAAGTTGTGGTTAGCAGCAATTAAGCCACCCATGTATAGCGTTGCGATTATTCCCATTTGGGTGGGCACGGCTGTGGCGCTTGCTGAAACACAAACCTTAAGTTGGGAAATATTTATTACCTTTTTAAGTTCGGCAATTTTGATTGTGGCGTGGATCAATCTCAGCAATGATGTCTTTGATTCAGAAACGGGTATCGATCAAAATAAAGCACATTCTTTGGTGAATTTAACGGGAAACAAATCTTTAATTTTTAGGCTAGGAAATCTATTTTTAGCACTGGGGATTTTAGGAATTTTGGCGATCGCTTGGTTGCAACAAGACCCCACCGTTTTAGGGATCGTCCTGTTGTGCTGCTTCCTCGGCTATACCTACCAAGGGCCGCCCTTCCGTCTAGGCTACCAGGGTTTGGGCGAAATCATCTGTTTTATTTGCTTTGGGCCTTTAGCGATCGCCGCCGCTTACTACAGCCAAACCCATAGCTGGTCAATTGCTAGCCTAGCGGCTTCCCTGATTATCGGCATCAGTACCAGTTTAATTCTGTTTTGCTCCCACTTCCACCAAGTTCAAGACGACCTCGCCGCCGGAAAGCGATCGCCCATTGTCCGCCTCGGTACCGCCATCGGAGCCGAACTGCTATCGTGGATTTGCGGCGCAATGTTCGCCCTCATTGCCTTATTCAGCATTTGGGGCATTTTCCCCGCGTGGACGATTTTAACCCTCCTGAGCCTGCCGCCAGCCCTCCAACTATGCCGCCATGTGGGACAATACCATAACCAACCCGACCGCGTGAGCAACTGCAAATTCATCGCTGTCACCCTGCATTTTTGGAGTGGCTTGTTCTTGGGTTTAGGCTTTGTCCTCTCCGCCCTGTAA
- a CDS encoding biopolymer transporter ExbD, which translates to MRFKSQRANAQLPEVNLIPMLNVMMAVLAFFVMISMTLTAQEGVNVQLPGPSEAEVPEQQTTPDPLIVELDEQGQIAIAQIPLSPEQLNPQIQAYLQANPQGSVFLVANPELAYEQVVQVLSQMRQAGGDRVSLAIE; encoded by the coding sequence ATGCGCTTTAAGTCACAACGAGCCAACGCCCAATTGCCCGAAGTTAATTTGATTCCGATGTTGAATGTAATGATGGCCGTTTTAGCGTTTTTTGTGATGATTTCGATGACGCTGACGGCTCAGGAAGGGGTAAACGTTCAGCTTCCGGGACCGAGTGAGGCGGAGGTTCCCGAACAGCAAACGACTCCCGATCCTTTGATTGTAGAGTTGGACGAGCAAGGACAGATCGCGATCGCCCAAATTCCCCTCTCTCCAGAACAACTCAACCCACAGATCCAGGCTTATTTACAGGCTAACCCTCAAGGTTCGGTGTTTTTAGTCGCGAACCCGGAGTTAGCCTACGAACAGGTGGTGCAGGTTCTAAGCCAGATGCGCCAAGCTGGGGGCGATCGCGTTTCTTTAGCGATCGAATAA
- a CDS encoding biopolymer transporter ExbD codes for MRFKSRQQNSQVPEVNLVPMMDVLMSVLTFFIILSMSLTGQRILNVNLPGIGQGESQVEAVQPLEVGLNNQGEILLNNQVISKTQLAREIQSYLAQNPEGVVTLKADRTLPYRQVSQLLVEMRDVGGANVSLAIERN; via the coding sequence ATGCGTTTCAAGAGTCGCCAGCAAAATTCCCAGGTTCCGGAAGTTAACCTTGTACCGATGATGGACGTTTTGATGAGCGTCCTCACGTTTTTTATTATCTTGTCGATGAGTTTGACGGGACAAAGAATTTTAAATGTCAATCTTCCGGGAATTGGACAAGGCGAAAGCCAAGTTGAAGCAGTTCAACCTTTAGAAGTGGGGTTGAATAACCAAGGGGAAATCTTACTGAACAATCAAGTTATCTCTAAAACCCAACTCGCCAGAGAGATTCAATCTTATTTAGCCCAAAACCCTGAAGGTGTTGTTACGCTTAAAGCCGATCGCACTTTACCCTATAGACAAGTTTCTCAACTCTTGGTGGAAATGCGCGATGTGGGAGGTGCAAACGTGTCTTTAGCCATCGAAAGAAATTAA
- a CDS encoding MotA/TolQ/ExbB proton channel family protein, whose protein sequence is MTRMYDLFISGGPVMWPILGLSVATIACALERAWFWFQLLSKEDRIVHDVLEAARHSLPEAGAIAQQVADLPIGRFLLAPLLLKRPTPETFRLAMETAGDREFVQMRKGDKFLETAIAVAPLLGLLGTVTGLINTFANLNIGEGGTSAEATRAAAGIGEALLTTAAGMVVAIMALLIYRTLVTLQARQMDYFSEVGGELELIYRQIWYDT, encoded by the coding sequence ATGACTCGTATGTACGATTTGTTTATCAGTGGCGGGCCAGTGATGTGGCCGATCTTAGGCTTATCGGTGGCGACCATCGCCTGCGCCCTAGAAAGGGCGTGGTTTTGGTTTCAACTGTTAAGCAAGGAAGACCGCATCGTTCATGATGTGCTAGAAGCAGCCCGCCATAGTCTACCCGAAGCTGGCGCGATCGCCCAACAAGTCGCAGATTTACCCATCGGTCGCTTTCTGTTGGCCCCGCTGCTGTTGAAAAGGCCCACCCCCGAAACCTTCCGGCTCGCAATGGAAACCGCAGGCGATCGCGAATTCGTGCAAATGCGAAAAGGCGATAAGTTTTTAGAAACTGCGATCGCAGTCGCCCCCCTACTCGGTCTATTGGGAACTGTCACTGGGTTAATTAATACCTTTGCCAACCTTAACATCGGTGAAGGCGGAACCAGCGCCGAAGCCACTAGAGCCGCCGCCGGGATCGGCGAAGCCCTCTTAACCACCGCCGCTGGGATGGTCGTCGCCATTATGGCCCTATTAATCTACCGCACCCTAGTCACCCTCCAAGCCCGCCAAATGGACTATTTTTCCGAAGTAGGAGGCGAGTTGGAGTTGATTTATCGTCAGATTTGGTACGACACTTAG
- a CDS encoding PRC-barrel domain-containing protein, whose protein sequence is MTSEQISQRSDLLGTQVITRDTGKRLGVVSQLWVDIDRREVVAFSLRENLITGLLSGIPRYMYLSSIRQIGDVILVDDDTVIEDVNVEAYSSLINSEVITETGDMLGRVRGFRMDTHSYKVTSLIIASIGLPQIPDQVLSTYELPIEQIVSSGPDRLIVFEGAEEQMTQLTRGVLESLGIGKPPWEREMEDEYYTPPVKAENQLPSGTPLRTPQVTRSAPPVVEETPWEEDSWQPSQPEPMRQLRAEPEYRDEYEEDNWSEPAPREQYRGKAYAQPEPYQDYEEEYEEEYEDLERDAWADEEPDYKAPPVNFPQKARKPEYEEETDY, encoded by the coding sequence ATGACATCTGAACAAATCAGCCAACGATCTGACCTTTTGGGCACCCAAGTAATTACCCGCGACACGGGTAAGCGGCTCGGTGTTGTGAGTCAACTGTGGGTCGATATCGATCGGCGAGAGGTCGTCGCCTTCAGTTTGCGAGAAAACCTGATTACCGGGCTGTTATCAGGAATTCCTCGATATATGTATCTCAGCAGTATCCGTCAAATTGGCGATGTAATTTTGGTGGATGATGATACCGTCATCGAAGACGTTAACGTTGAAGCTTACAGCAGCCTGATTAATAGCGAAGTGATCACCGAAACCGGGGATATGCTCGGTCGGGTGAGAGGCTTCCGCATGGATACGCATTCCTACAAGGTGACATCCTTAATTATCGCCTCAATCGGGTTGCCACAAATTCCCGACCAAGTTCTCAGCACCTACGAACTCCCCATCGAACAAATTGTCAGCAGCGGCCCGGATCGCCTGATCGTGTTTGAAGGGGCAGAAGAACAAATGACCCAACTGACGCGCGGCGTCTTAGAAAGTCTGGGCATTGGTAAGCCCCCGTGGGAACGGGAGATGGAAGACGAATACTATACACCCCCAGTCAAGGCAGAAAACCAACTCCCTTCCGGGACGCCCCTGAGAACGCCTCAAGTGACCCGCAGCGCCCCCCCTGTAGTAGAAGAAACCCCCTGGGAAGAAGACAGTTGGCAACCCTCCCAACCCGAACCGATGCGCCAACTCCGCGCCGAACCCGAATATCGGGACGAATATGAGGAAGATAACTGGAGCGAACCTGCCCCCCGCGAACAGTACCGAGGGAAAGCATACGCTCAACCGGAACCCTACCAAGACTATGAGGAGGAGTACGAGGAGGAGTACGAAGACCTCGAACGGGATGCTTGGGCAGATGAAGAACCCGACTATAAGGCCCCCCCGGTAAACTTCCCCCAGAAGGCGAGAAAACCAGAATACGAAGAAGAAACCGACTACTAA
- the smc gene encoding chromosome segregation protein SMC — translation MVHVKRLELTNFKSFGGTTSIPLLPGFTVVSGPNGSGKSNILDALLFCLGLSSSKGMRAERLPDLVNHNKAENRKATQEASVTVTLDLSDRSPDVEEEDEETDDPFSLANAQEWSVTRRLRVTPSGTYTSTYYINGVPATLTELHEALNRLRIYPEGYNVVLQGDVTSIISMNPRQRREIIDELAGVAQFDRKIELAKEKLDAVKEKEESSRIIEKELVTQRDRLAQDRTKAEKYKKLRAELQDKEQWEVVLKWRSLQQQLWNLRDRIEAGDRTLADLNEQHTQLSTQITEKTAELETLNRRVKALGEEELLAVQSHLATQQAELRQLEQRQRDIVTSQQDLSNARTQTERNIQTTQQTLAELQQQHADEAQNSATLEISYTQAQAELEEKREAASAIADASQAWVQQQTELNHNIETLLQTLEPQRTEQAQLQERQSQLTRLIQEQHETIHTLDPEITAKQTQAVELESEVRSLGEEIGAIAQTLSSLESQLQVQQETKTRLLTEQREKQRQLDKLEAQNQAQQEAQGTFASKIILQSTLPGVCGLVAQLGRVEPRYQLALETAAGGRLGFLVVEDDGVAAAGIELLKQKRAGRATFLPLNKIRPGHLELDTLRWASGFIDYAVNLIDYDPRYRDIFAYVFGSTAVFNSMDTARLYIGKGRIVTLEGELLEATGAMTGGSTNQRASLHFGTGDSSETAQQTALKGRLDEIESILARCEVEINRLSETVKQRSSELMERRGSHREKQLLCEQLQKEIKSTLERQEQARSLLTKQQQESIVTLDRLHLLNQEIPQGERQLAQYRQSLAELEQSQTSSEWQQIQASIRSQEEQLKLREQALRTAQQHLQDLANKRDRATEKLAQLQQRLEEGIAQHSALSTQHSALSTQHSALSAEITETQAKLVELEAKLGEEKQIRDRAEQHLRQLHLNLQQLDFERQKLSETQQTRRQELETLQTDVQAAQVEIPDPLPEIPETLDLEQLNKDIRSLQKRLQALEPVNMLAIEEYDRTSERLQELSEKLSILENERTELLLRVENFTTLRQKAFREAFDAVNHNFQTIFAELSDGDGYLQLDDPEDPFSGGLNLVAHPKGKPVQRLASMSGGEKSLTALSFIFSLQRYRPSPFYAFDEVDMFLDGANVERLAKMIKQQAQQAQFIVVSLRRPMIESSQRTIGVTQARGAYTQVLGIKLPSQSA, via the coding sequence ATGGTGCATGTGAAGCGCCTGGAACTCACAAACTTTAAGTCTTTTGGGGGAACGACTTCTATCCCGCTACTTCCAGGGTTTACAGTCGTTTCTGGGCCCAACGGTTCGGGGAAGTCTAATATATTAGATGCCCTGCTATTCTGTTTGGGGCTATCGAGTTCTAAGGGAATGCGAGCAGAACGGCTTCCCGATTTAGTCAATCATAATAAAGCGGAGAATCGCAAAGCAACCCAAGAAGCCAGCGTAACGGTTACTTTAGATTTAAGCGATCGCTCTCCCGATGTCGAGGAAGAAGACGAAGAGACTGACGATCCATTTTCCCTCGCCAATGCTCAAGAATGGAGCGTAACGCGCCGACTCCGGGTAACGCCTTCGGGGACTTATACCTCAACTTACTACATTAACGGCGTTCCGGCGACGCTGACGGAATTGCACGAAGCCCTTAACCGCCTGCGAATTTATCCCGAAGGCTATAACGTGGTATTGCAGGGGGATGTTACCAGTATTATTTCTATGAACCCGCGCCAGCGACGGGAAATTATTGATGAACTTGCAGGCGTGGCGCAATTTGACCGCAAAATAGAATTAGCTAAAGAAAAGCTGGATGCGGTGAAGGAGAAAGAGGAAAGTTCGCGCATTATTGAAAAAGAACTGGTAACTCAGCGCGATCGCCTTGCCCAAGACCGCACAAAAGCGGAAAAATATAAGAAACTGCGAGCCGAACTGCAAGATAAGGAACAGTGGGAAGTTGTTCTCAAATGGCGGAGTTTACAACAGCAACTTTGGAACCTGCGCGATCGCATTGAAGCCGGCGATCGCACTCTTGCCGACCTTAACGAACAGCATACCCAACTTTCAACCCAAATTACCGAAAAAACCGCAGAACTCGAAACCCTCAACCGTCGCGTCAAAGCCTTGGGGGAAGAAGAACTCCTAGCGGTACAGTCTCACCTGGCGACGCAGCAAGCCGAGTTGCGCCAACTCGAACAACGCCAGCGCGATATCGTTACCAGCCAACAGGATCTTAGCAACGCCAGAACCCAAACCGAACGCAATATTCAAACCACCCAACAAACCTTAGCCGAACTTCAGCAGCAACACGCCGACGAAGCCCAAAATAGTGCAACCCTAGAAATCAGCTATACTCAAGCTCAAGCGGAATTAGAAGAAAAACGAGAAGCGGCTAGCGCGATCGCCGATGCATCTCAAGCCTGGGTACAACAGCAAACCGAACTGAATCATAACATTGAAACCCTGCTGCAAACCCTAGAGCCGCAACGTACCGAACAGGCGCAACTCCAAGAACGTCAAAGCCAACTCACCCGCCTGATTCAAGAACAGCACGAAACCATCCATACCCTCGATCCAGAGATTACCGCAAAACAGACCCAAGCGGTGGAACTCGAAAGCGAAGTTCGCAGTTTAGGTGAAGAAATAGGCGCGATCGCACAAACTCTATCTTCCCTGGAATCGCAATTGCAAGTCCAGCAGGAAACCAAAACCCGCCTTTTGACAGAACAACGGGAAAAACAACGCCAACTCGACAAACTCGAAGCCCAAAACCAAGCCCAACAGGAAGCCCAAGGCACCTTTGCTAGTAAAATTATCCTACAATCAACCTTACCCGGCGTTTGCGGGTTAGTCGCCCAACTCGGAAGAGTCGAACCCCGCTATCAACTCGCCCTAGAAACCGCTGCGGGTGGTAGACTAGGCTTTCTCGTCGTCGAAGATGATGGCGTCGCCGCCGCCGGAATTGAACTCCTCAAACAAAAACGCGCCGGACGCGCCACCTTTTTACCCTTAAATAAGATTAGACCCGGACATCTCGAACTCGATACCCTACGTTGGGCGAGTGGGTTTATTGACTATGCGGTGAATTTAATCGACTACGATCCGCGCTATCGGGATATCTTCGCCTACGTGTTTGGCAGTACCGCCGTTTTCAATAGCATGGATACCGCCCGATTGTATATCGGCAAAGGTCGGATCGTCACCCTCGAAGGCGAACTCCTCGAAGCCACAGGCGCAATGACAGGGGGAAGCACCAACCAACGCGCTAGCCTCCACTTCGGCACAGGAGACAGCAGCGAAACCGCCCAGCAAACCGCCCTCAAAGGTCGCCTAGACGAGATTGAGAGTATTTTGGCGCGTTGCGAGGTCGAAATTAATCGCCTCTCAGAGACGGTTAAACAGCGCTCTAGCGAGTTGATGGAACGACGCGGCAGCCATCGGGAAAAGCAACTGTTATGCGAACAATTGCAAAAAGAGATAAAAAGTACCCTAGAGCGCCAAGAACAAGCGCGATCGCTTCTCACCAAACAGCAACAAGAATCTATTGTCACCCTCGATCGCCTGCATCTCCTCAACCAAGAGATCCCGCAAGGCGAACGCCAGCTTGCACAATATCGCCAAAGCCTAGCAGAGTTAGAACAGTCGCAAACCTCCAGCGAATGGCAGCAAATTCAAGCCAGCATTCGCAGCCAAGAAGAGCAACTCAAACTGCGCGAACAAGCCCTGAGAACCGCCCAGCAACACTTGCAAGACTTGGCGAACAAACGCGATCGCGCCACCGAAAAACTCGCCCAACTCCAGCAACGCCTCGAAGAAGGGATCGCTCAACACTCAGCACTCAGCACTCAGCACTCAGCACTCAGCACTCAGCACTCAGCACTCAGCGCTGAAATTACCGAAACCCAAGCCAAACTGGTGGAACTCGAAGCCAAACTCGGAGAAGAAAAACAAATTCGCGATCGCGCCGAACAACACCTGCGCCAACTCCACCTCAACCTGCAACAACTCGACTTTGAACGGCAAAAACTCAGCGAAACCCAACAAACCCGCCGCCAAGAACTCGAAACCCTGCAAACCGACGTACAAGCCGCCCAAGTTGAAATTCCCGATCCCCTCCCCGAAATTCCCGAAACCCTCGATCTCGAACAACTCAACAAAGACATTCGCAGCTTGCAAAAACGCCTGCAAGCTCTCGAACCCGTCAACATGCTCGCCATCGAAGAATACGATCGCACCTCCGAACGCCTGCAAGAACTCAGCGAAAAACTCAGCATCCTCGAAAACGAACGCACCGAACTCCTACTGCGCGTCGAAAACTTCACCACCCTCCGCCAAAAAGCCTTCCGCGAAGCCTTTGACGCCGTTAACCACAACTTCCAAACCATCTTCGCCGAACTCTCCGACGGCGACGGCTACCTGCAACTCGACGATCCCGAAGATCCCTTCAGCGGCGGCTTAAACCTCGTCGCCCACCCCAAAGGTAAACCCGTACAGCGCCTCGCCTCCATGTCAGGGGGCGAAAAATCCCTCACCGCCCTCAGCTTCATCTTCTCCCTGCAACGCTATCGCCCCTCCCCCTTCTACGCCTTTGACGAGGTGGATATGTTCCTCGATGGAGCAAACGTAGAGCGATTAGCTAAAATGATCAAACAACAGGCCCAACAAGCTCAATTTATCGTCGTCAGTCTCAGACGACCCATGATTGAGTCTTCTCAGCGCACGATCGGCGTAACCCAAGCGCGGGGAGCCTATACCCAAGTCTTGGGAATCAAACTCCCCTCCCAAAGTGCCTAG
- a CDS encoding Uma2 family endonuclease, with protein MVSYLDRNQASSFTLPPLENGDRLTRAEFEKRYHAMTHTKKAELIEGVVYMPSPLRHQRHGRPHSAIITWLGVYRAATPGVDLSDNATVRLDFDNEPQPDALLRIDRGGQSMISEDDYIEGAPELIAEIAASTVSYDLHEKLRVYRRNQVQEYLVWRTYDQQLDWFRLSNEEYVRLEPNAEGVICSQVFPGLWLAVSALLEDNLAEVLATLQHGLQTAEHQAFVEQLKSRRLG; from the coding sequence ATGGTCAGTTATCTCGATCGAAATCAAGCGTCTTCCTTCACTTTACCGCCTCTGGAAAATGGCGATCGCCTAACCCGCGCCGAGTTTGAAAAGCGCTACCACGCCATGACTCATACTAAAAAGGCGGAACTTATCGAAGGAGTGGTTTATATGCCCTCACCTTTACGTCATCAACGTCACGGAAGACCCCATAGTGCAATTATTACCTGGTTAGGAGTATATCGAGCCGCTACTCCCGGTGTAGATTTATCAGATAATGCTACAGTTCGCTTAGATTTTGATAATGAACCTCAACCCGATGCGCTGCTGAGAATTGATAGAGGCGGACAATCAATGATTAGCGAAGATGATTATATTGAAGGTGCGCCAGAATTGATTGCAGAAATTGCTGCGAGTACCGTTTCTTACGATTTACATGAGAAACTTCGGGTCTATCGTCGCAATCAAGTTCAAGAATACCTGGTTTGGCGAACTTATGACCAACAGTTAGATTGGTTTCGCTTAAGTAATGAAGAGTATGTCCGCCTAGAACCCAATGCAGAGGGCGTAATTTGTTCTCAGGTATTTCCGGGTTTATGGTTGGCTGTCTCTGCTTTGTTAGAAGATAACTTGGCGGAAGTTCTCGCTACTTTACAGCACGGTTTACAGACAGCCGAACATCAAGCTTTTGTAGAACAGTTAAAAAGCCGACGCTTAGGCTAA
- a CDS encoding Uma2 family endonuclease has product MIAQTENKIYTLEEYLELEIASELRNEYRNGEIIPMTGGTPNHNDISGNLYILLKTALKGKNYRTFHVDQRLWIPATSIYTYPDVMVSAKPLEFQPGRKDTIVHPCFIGEVLSKSTQNYDRSEKFAAYRTISTFQEYLLIDQYRIHVEHYVKTGANQWIFSEYDDSNITLSLNAFESQVTIADIYENIDFTNS; this is encoded by the coding sequence ATGATTGCTCAGACTGAAAATAAAATCTATACTCTTGAAGAATATCTAGAATTAGAGATTGCGTCTGAACTTCGCAATGAATATCGCAATGGAGAAATTATTCCGATGACTGGTGGAACGCCTAACCATAATGATATTTCGGGTAACTTGTATATTTTACTGAAAACTGCTCTAAAAGGGAAAAACTACCGGACGTTCCATGTGGATCAACGGCTTTGGATTCCTGCGACTAGCATCTATACTTATCCTGATGTTATGGTATCTGCCAAGCCGTTAGAATTTCAACCTGGGCGCAAAGATACGATTGTGCACCCTTGTTTTATTGGAGAGGTTTTATCGAAGTCTACTCAAAATTACGACCGCAGTGAAAAGTTTGCTGCGTATCGGACTATTTCCACATTTCAAGAATATCTTTTAATCGACCAATATCGGATTCATGTTGAACATTATGTAAAAACGGGAGCCAATCAGTGGATTTTTTCAGAATACGACGACTCTAATATTACTTTATCTTTGAATGCCTTTGAATCTCAAGTAACCATTGCTGATATTTATGAAAATATTGATTTCACAAACTCATAA
- a CDS encoding DUF29 domain-containing protein — MHPQLSVNSHKILYETDFHLWLAVTAQLLRQGDFTVIDIDNLIEEIEGIARKEKQALKSNLRILLMHLLKWQYQAEKQTNSWRFTIREHRKRIIDLLEDSPSLKPYYLDIFAESYQDARELAADETGLSLDTFSVDSPFTPEEALSEDYLPNFL; from the coding sequence ATGCATCCTCAATTATCTGTTAATTCTCATAAAATTCTGTATGAAACAGATTTTCACCTGTGGTTAGCAGTCACAGCACAGCTTTTACGTCAGGGAGATTTTACCGTAATTGATATAGATAACTTAATCGAAGAAATTGAAGGAATTGCAAGGAAAGAAAAACAAGCCTTGAAAAGTAATTTAAGAATTCTTTTAATGCATTTACTGAAATGGCAATATCAAGCAGAGAAACAAACAAATAGCTGGCGCTTCACGATTCGCGAACATAGAAAACGAATTATAGACTTACTTGAAGATAGTCCAAGTTTAAAACCTTACTATCTGGATATATTTGCGGAAAGCTATCAAGATGCAAGAGAACTGGCTGCGGATGAAACGGGTTTATCTTTGGATACTTTCTCGGTAGATTCTCCCTTTACCCCTGAAGAAGCTTTAAGCGAAGATTATTTGCCTAATTTTCTCTAA
- a CDS encoding isochorismatase, with translation MTPQTITQLPIPPHFQPETVSKVWRVPYQERAKEAKIWAQQHHISPASEDTTRICLLLIDVQNTFCIPEFELFVGGRSGVGAVEDNARLCQFLYHNLGRITSICPTMDTHTAMQIFHPVFWVNEAGEHPQSLTVITEADVQQGVWKVNSAIAFSIAGDKRSELEPHAHHYVSRLSNGGKYPLIIWPYHSMLGGIGHALVSAVEEALFFHNIARNSQTRFEVKGSNPLTENYSVLSPEVLDNARGDAIAHKNTSLIEKLLEYDALIIAGQAKSHCVAWTIEDLLTEIQAKDPQLAKKVYLLEDCTSPVVVPDVVDFTEQADTAFQRFADAGMQIVQSTQPLETWPGLFAR, from the coding sequence ATGACTCCCCAAACGATAACTCAACTCCCCATCCCCCCTCATTTTCAACCCGAAACAGTGAGTAAGGTTTGGCGGGTTCCATATCAAGAAAGGGCGAAAGAGGCGAAAATTTGGGCGCAACAACACCATATTTCACCCGCCAGCGAAGATACCACGCGAATCTGCTTATTGTTAATTGATGTTCAGAATACCTTTTGCATCCCAGAATTTGAGCTATTTGTAGGGGGACGTTCTGGGGTTGGGGCAGTTGAAGACAATGCCCGACTATGCCAATTTCTATACCACAATTTAGGTAGGATTACAAGTATTTGCCCAACAATGGACACCCATACAGCAATGCAAATCTTTCATCCGGTGTTCTGGGTAAATGAGGCTGGCGAACATCCCCAATCGCTAACGGTGATTACAGAAGCGGATGTGCAACAAGGGGTATGGAAAGTGAATAGTGCGATCGCCTTTAGCATAGCAGGCGATAAGAGATCCGAACTAGAACCGCACGCCCACCATTATGTCAGCCGACTCAGTAACGGCGGGAAATATCCCCTAATTATCTGGCCGTATCACTCCATGTTAGGCGGTATTGGTCATGCCCTTGTCTCAGCGGTGGAAGAAGCGCTATTTTTCCATAATATCGCCCGCAATAGCCAAACCCGCTTTGAAGTTAAAGGTTCCAATCCCCTGACGGAAAACTATTCTGTCCTTAGCCCTGAAGTATTGGATAATGCTAGAGGAGATGCGATCGCCCACAAGAATACCAGCCTGATTGAAAAACTCCTAGAATACGATGCACTCATCATTGCCGGACAAGCCAAAAGCCACTGCGTCGCCTGGACGATTGAAGACCTACTGACCGAAATTCAGGCTAAAGATCCGCAACTGGCAAAGAAAGTCTATCTCTTAGAAGATTGTACCTCCCCGGTCGTTGTCCCCGATGTTGTAGACTTTACCGAACAGGCCGATACAGCCTTTCAACGCTTTGCAGACGCCGGAATGCAAATTGTACAATCCACTCAGCCCTTAGAGACTTGGCCCGGTCTGTTTGCCCGTTAA
- a CDS encoding serine/threonine-protein kinase, whose translation MLEPGTIIHQHYKIIQRLGESKGKGVETYLAKNLKLSPPDRCVIKRLILLHGYEQRKTVRRLFLKEVEVLKNLGQHPQIPKLIDFFEENQDSFLILEYIKGHELVQELSPQKIWSEIQVMKLLDEVLQVLSFVHDSQIIHRDIKPENLIRQTPENLLCLIDFGSVKEVTTSITNEQGEIISTVRIGTWGYMPKEQASGTPYFSSDLYAVGMIAVQALTGLHPLDLHPHPQTLEIMWRERAKVSEKFANFIDKMIRFDFRHRYRSAREALQDLSALS comes from the coding sequence ATGTTAGAGCCTGGAACCATTATCCACCAACACTATAAGATTATTCAACGTCTTGGGGAGTCAAAGGGAAAAGGGGTGGAAACTTACCTTGCTAAAAATCTTAAACTATCTCCGCCCGATCGATGTGTAATTAAGCGATTGATTTTGCTCCACGGATATGAGCAACGAAAAACGGTACGACGCTTATTTTTAAAAGAAGTTGAGGTGCTTAAAAATTTAGGACAGCATCCCCAAATTCCTAAACTTATTGATTTTTTTGAAGAAAATCAAGATTCATTTTTAATTCTTGAATATATTAAAGGACATGAATTAGTCCAAGAGCTATCACCCCAAAAAATCTGGTCAGAAATTCAAGTCATGAAACTGCTTGATGAGGTTCTTCAGGTCTTGAGTTTTGTTCACGATAGTCAAATTATACATCGCGATATTAAACCTGAAAACTTAATTAGACAAACCCCTGAAAATTTGCTTTGTTTAATTGATTTTGGCTCTGTTAAAGAAGTAACAACGAGTATTACTAATGAACAAGGAGAGATTATTTCAACGGTACGTATCGGTACCTGGGGTTATATGCCAAAAGAGCAAGCCAGCGGTACCCCCTACTTTAGTAGCGATTTATATGCGGTGGGGATGATTGCAGTTCAAGCTTTAACGGGTTTGCATCCCCTAGATTTACATCCTCATCCCCAAACTCTAGAAATAATGTGGCGAGAACGTGCTAAAGTTAGCGAAAAATTTGCTAATTTTATTGATAAAATGATTCGTTTCGATTTTCGTCATCGCTATCGATCTGCGCGGGAAGCATTGCAAGATTTATCGGCTTTGAGCTAA